CAAAATTCTCACTTGCTAGCATCGGTGGCTCAAAGGGGAAATATATGAAAAACACATTACTTGCTTCAATACTTTTAATTCTCGCTTCATGCGGGTCCTCTGATGGAACTCCAGGAAGCTCAGGTATTGCTAATCCAGCACTTACAAAAGAAGGAAATTTAAAGTCTCACCTAATTAGTGGTTATAAGCTTGGCCTTGAGCAAACGACTTTTGAAACTGGTATAATTACAAATAGAAATACAAACCAACAGGTTTGTGACTACCAGATGAAGACAACAAGTACTCTTATTGCCATCTCTGGTGATAGGTACTCATTTCATGTCTTAGAGGAAGGTAATCCAAACTGCACAGCCAGTCTTACAGAGTCTATTGAAATCTATGCAAAAGACTTCTACGGATCTATTATAGATACACTTCTTAAGAATATTCTTGATCAAGGCGCAACTTATGACTGGAATCCTTCGTCAAAAGAATTCTCTATGAGTAAGGATGGACTAAGAGAAGCTTTCAACCTTCAAACTGTTACAACTCATGAAATGCTATATAATACTTTATCCGAAGAAGGATCATATGAAACTGATGAATATGAAGTTTCTTATACTGTTTCTGATTTTCAAACACGAGTAATAGCAGGGCCGTTTGATGTAGAAGGACTTAAAGATTCTCTTGGATACTGTTTATTTAAATCACAAGAAGATCTTGAGTGTTTTTCACCTAAGAATTAAAAATGAAGGAGGTACTCTTATGAGTTACCTCCATTTACTTTTAGTGAGAGCTTTTTGTAAGTGTTACAACCTTCTTCATCAGTTTTCCACTTCTCTTCCAACCAAGCTCAACCTTATCTCCTGCTCTATAATACTTAAGAGCAAAAGCAAGATCATAAATTGTCTTCACTTCTATATCACCAATTTGAACGAGAATATCTCCTGCAATAATTCCGGCCTTAAGAGCAGGGGAATTATCACTTGCTCGAACACATTTAACTCCTACTACATCATCGCTTTGTCCAAACTCAGGAACACAACCAAGGTGAGCTCCATAACCTCTCGGTCTTCCAGCATCTGATCCGTCTGAGTAATCTGGATTAAATACCGGAGCATTTACTCTTTCCATTCCTGCAATAAGTGAGAGAGCGTAAGTCTCAATCCCTCTCATGGCATCGTAATCTATTTTTTCAGCAGTATCGTGGCTTGTGTGATAATCCTCATGAGCACCTGTTGTAAAGAAGAGCGCTGGAATTTTCTTTACTGTAAAAGAAGCGTGGTCGCTACTCCCAACAGCTTCATTTTTTACGATGAACTTCAAATTACTTTCAAGAGGATTTAAAAGTGGTTTCCAATCCAGTGATGTCGCAGCTCCCATAACTGAAACTGATTCATTATATCTTCCAACCATATCAAAATTAAGCATGGCCTTTATTTCTCCGTATTGCTCACCATGACGGGCCCACATATCCACAAAGTGTGCAGAACCAAGTAGTCCCATTTCCTCTGCATTAAAGAGAACAAAGATATAAGTTCTAAGATGAGGCTTCTTACTTAGCTCTTTTGCTAATTTTAGAACCATCGCTGTACCAGAAGCATTATCATCTGCTCCATTATGAATTTCCCCGTGTCCATGTGGGTCCATGGAAGATTCCCCACCATGACCTAAGTGATCAAAGTGACCACCAACCACAACAACTTCTTTCTTTAAAATTGGGTCAGATCCCTCTAGAACTCCTACAACATTTGAAACTCGGCCTGTTTTCTTTTTAAGGTTAACTGCCATGGAGAAATTTCCACCAAGGTCAAAAGAATTTGGTCTTCCCGTATCTCTTATGACTTCTTGAAGTTTCTTCACATCAGTTTTCTTATGAATTAGAACTTTATTAAACCACTTATTAGTTGCATAACCCGCTAGTGCAGAGAATCTATTTCCACCACCTTCAGTTGGATTAAAGTATGGAGCTTTCTCTTCTGGATAATTTTCAAGAGAGAGAGGGTCATTTAAAACAATAACTCCTGCTGCTCCGTGGATAATCGCATTCTTTAATTTGTAGAATATAGATCTATAATTTATATAGTCTGGGTGTCTAAAGGGAGAATTCATATTTCCAATGGCAGGATCCCCTGTCATCACGACAACAATTTTTCCCTTAACATTTAATCCTTGATAGTCATCGTACTTTAACTTCGTATCGCTCTTAGGAATGGTAATTCCATAGCCAACAAAAACAATACCTGTATTTTCAACTTTTCCACTTAGTGAAGATGAAATAGGTTCAAAGAGTTCTTCCTTAAAAGTAGCGGAGCCAAATGAGTTCTCTCCGCTTTTTACCATTTCAGTGAATATCGTAAATTCTTGCTGGTAACTTTCAGCGAGGGGCTTAAGCCCAAGAGACTTAAGTTGATTAATTGAATAATTCGTTGCCGTGACATTCCCAGGAGTTCCAGGCTTTCTTCCTTCAAGCTTATCGCTTGCGAGAAAGTGAACAGCTTCTTCAAAGAAAGCTGCATTAGAATGTATACTGATAAAAATAGACACTAGTGCTATTAAAATTCTATTCATATTAAAATCCTCTATATTATGCTAATATTTACTTCTATAATTAACTCAACTAGAAATCAAATGTCCTGTAAAGTATTACTATGTTAAGAGAAGAACTCTATCACCCAATGTTTAGCCACTTTCCAATCGTTATGTTTGCACTGGCGCTTATTACAAAACTCTTAAGCCTTATCTTAATAAAGCTAGAAAAAGAGTCAGGTGAAAAATTTCTCTTTATTTCAAAGCTTTTAATTTATGTCACTCCATTTACTTTTCTCATTACTATGTACCTAGGAGACTTTGCGCTCGACCAAATAAAGAATGAATTTTGTGACTTACACACTGTCTATAAACACGAAGAAGTGGCCTATTACGCTCTCTATAGCTTCCTCATTGTCTTAGCTTTTGAGGCCATTAGTGAACTAAAGTCGAAATTCAAAACACTCTTTCAAATTGGTACACTT
The sequence above is a segment of the Halobacteriovorax sp. JY17 genome. Coding sequences within it:
- a CDS encoding M28 family peptidase, with the protein product MNRILIALVSIFISIHSNAAFFEEAVHFLASDKLEGRKPGTPGNVTATNYSINQLKSLGLKPLAESYQQEFTIFTEMVKSGENSFGSATFKEELFEPISSSLSGKVENTGIVFVGYGITIPKSDTKLKYDDYQGLNVKGKIVVVMTGDPAIGNMNSPFRHPDYINYRSIFYKLKNAIIHGAAGVIVLNDPLSLENYPEEKAPYFNPTEGGGNRFSALAGYATNKWFNKVLIHKKTDVKKLQEVIRDTGRPNSFDLGGNFSMAVNLKKKTGRVSNVVGVLEGSDPILKKEVVVVGGHFDHLGHGGESSMDPHGHGEIHNGADDNASGTAMVLKLAKELSKKPHLRTYIFVLFNAEEMGLLGSAHFVDMWARHGEQYGEIKAMLNFDMVGRYNESVSVMGAATSLDWKPLLNPLESNLKFIVKNEAVGSSDHASFTVKKIPALFFTTGAHEDYHTSHDTAEKIDYDAMRGIETYALSLIAGMERVNAPVFNPDYSDGSDAGRPRGYGAHLGCVPEFGQSDDVVGVKCVRASDNSPALKAGIIAGDILVQIGDIEVKTIYDLAFALKYYRAGDKVELGWKRSGKLMKKVVTLTKSSH